The Eggerthella guodeyinii sequence CTGACGGAGGCGCGCCGCGGTGGAGCGGGGGCCGTGACGCATTCGCGGGGACGCGGCGCGCCTGTCGCCGCTACCCCCCCCCGAGGGGCGCAGGGCGAATGTTTCACGTGAAACATTTGTTCCAGTTCCCCGCTCGGCGCATAGGCCCTTCGCGGGGTCGAGCGGCAGGCGGGGCGTTCGCTCCTACTGCACGATCTGGCGGCGGGCTTCCGCGCGGGCCCAGGCGTCGAGCTCCTCGAGCTGGCCGAGGCTCTCCACATGCTGGACGCCGTCGCGTTCGTGGGCGTCCATGACGGCCTCGACGCACTGGGCGATGCCTAAGTAGCTGCCCTCTTCGGCGAGGAACGCGGCCACGGCCACCTCGTTCGCGGCGTTCATGACGCAGGGCAGCGTGCCGCCGCGCTCGCCGGCCGCGCGGGCCAGCGCGAGGCAGCGGAACGTGTCGGTGTCGGGCGCGGCGAACTCGAGGCTGCCGAGCTTCGTGAAATCGAGCGGCTCGACGGGCGCGTCCCAGCGCTCCGGGTACGACAGCGCGAACTGGATGGGGATGCGCATGTCGGTGGTGCCGAGGTGGGCCTTCACACTGCCGTCGGAGTACTCCACCATGGAGTGGATGGCGCTCTGCGGCTGCACGACCACGCTGATGCGGTCGTAGGGCATGGAGAACAGATGGTGCGCCTCGATGACCTCGAGCCCCTTGTTCATGAGCGTGGACGAGTCGATGGATATCTTCGCGCCCATGTTCCACGTGGGATGCGCAAGCGCCTGAGCGGGCGTGATGTCGGCGAGGTCGGCGCGCGTGCGCCCGCGGAAGGGGCCGCCCGACGCCGTCACCCACAAGCGCGACACTTCGCGCGGGTCCTCGCCCAGCAGGCACTGGTAGATGGCCCCGTGCTCCGAGTCGATGGGCATGAGGCGCCCCGGCTCGGCCGCCAGGGGCATGATGAGGTCGCCGCCCACCACGAGGGATTCCTTGTTCGCCAGCGCGAGCACCTTGCCCGCCGCGAGCGTCTCGTAGCTGGCGCGCAGGCCGGCGGCGCCCACGAGCGCGTTCACCACGATGTCGGCTTCGGGAAGGCGCACGAGGTCCACCACGGCGTCGGCGCCGAACCCGAGCGACCCCTCGCCGCCCGCGTTGCGGCACGCCACGGCCTCGGCCAGCGACGACGGCACGCTTGCGGCCGACTGCGCGCCGCTGCGCGCCTGCGCGGCCAGCTCGTCGGCTATCGGCTCCCCCGCCAGGCGCTCGTCGCCCACCGCGAGGTGGCGCACGCCGAACGCGCGCGCCTGCGCCAACAGCTCGTCGGCCCGCGTGTTCACCGCGAGGCCCACCACGTCCAGCTTGTCGGGATGGCGGCGCACCACGTCGAGCGTCTGCGTGCCGATGGAACCCGTGGAACCCAACACAACGATGCGTCTCATGCGCGCCTCCTAGAGCAGCGGAACGGGGAACGGGATGCAGCCGAAGCCCAGCAGCAGGATGGCCGAGGTGACGGCCACCAGGAACAGCGAGTCGCAGCGGTCGAGCAGGCCGCCGTGGCCCGGCATGATGGTGCCGGAGTCCTTGAAGCCCGAGTTGCGCTTGATGCGGCTCTCGGCCAGATCGCCGAGCACGCCCATCAAGCCGCTGATCAGGCCGAACATCAGCGCCTGCGGGATGGACATCGTCACGCCCGGGATGAGCGTCATGAGGCACCAGAACGCCGCGGACCCGACGAGCCCGGCGATGAAGCCCTCCCAGCTCTTCTTCGGGCTCGTGCGCGGCGCCAGCTTGTGCTTGCCGATCTTGCTGCCCACGAGGTAGGCGAACGAGTCGTTCGCCCACACGCTGAAGAAGATGCCGAGCGCCAGCACGCCGCCCCACGGCTGGGGCAGCGCCGTGCGGATGACCACGAGACCCGACAGCAGCATGCCGCAGTACGCGGCGCCGAAGAAGCTCACGCCCACGTCGGGCACGCGCGCTCGCATCCAGAACACGTACCACACGATCAAGGCCAGCAGCAACGCGAGGCTCACGAACAGCGCGCCGTTCAATCCCAGCAGGAACACGCTGAGCGGGTACAGCATGGCCGCGATGATGCCGAGCATCTCGTTGGGCAGCTTCGCGTCCGACCGCAGCATGTAGTAGAACTCGCCCGCCGTGATGCCGGCCGTGACCACGAGGAACGCCACTGTGGTCCAATCGCTGATGAGGATGCACAGCACCGACAGCGCCACGTACACGAAGCCCGTGCGGAAACGCACCTGCAGGTCGGTGGCGTTCTTCAGCTTCTTGGGGGTTTTCTCGTAGGCGAAATCCTTGATGCGCCCCGTGCGCTTGCGGTCGTCGCCCGCCTCAACCTGTTCGTCGGGCCGCGATGCCACCTACTTCACCGCCCCGAATCGCCGATCGCGCGACTGGAATTCCAGCAGCGCGCGTAGAAGCTCGTAGCGGTCGAAGTCCGGCCACAGCGTCTCGGTGCACACGAACTCGGAATAGGCGATCTGCCACAGCAGGAAGTTCGACACGCGCATCTCGCCGCTCGTGCGGATGAGCAGGTCGGGATCGGGAATGTCCGCCGTGTACAGGTGGCGCGCCAGCGTCTCCTCGCTCAAAGGCTCGGGGGCGCGGCCCTCGCGCAGCGCGGCGTGCGCGCCGTCCATGTAGGACTGCATGGCGTCGAGCAGCTCGACGCGGCCGCCATAGTTCACGGCCACGACCAGCGTCATGCCGTCGTTGTCCTTCGTCTTCTCCCACGCCTTCGCGAACGCGTCGCGCGTTTTCTTCGGCAGCTCGTCGGTGCGGCCGATGGTCATGACGCGCACGCCCTCCTCGTGCAGGCCGTCGACCTCGGCGAGCATCGTGGTGGCGAACAGGTTCATGAGGCCGATGACCTCGTCCTGCGGGCGCTTCCAGTTCTCGGACGAGAACGAGTAGATGGTGAGGTAGCGCACGCCCACGTCGGACGCGCAGCGGATGGTCTCGCGCACCGCTTCGATGCCGGCCTTGTGGCCGAACAGGCGGTTCTTCCCGCGCTCCTTCGCCCAGCGCCCGTTGCCGTCCATGATGACGGCCACGTGCTGCGGCACCGCCGCAGGGTCGAGACGGGTCGGGTCGAGATCCGCAGGAGGGTTCGGGAATATGTAGTCGAGCGACTTGTTCAAGAGTACCTCGCAAAACACCCAGGTTGGCGTAGTAAGTCAGCGAGGGCTTTCGCGGTGCCCGAGATCGTGGGGATGGCGATGGCGAAGCGTACTTCGGTACGCAAGTCATCGGCATCGCCGCGAGATCGGGCGCCCCGGAAGCCCGCAGCGTCGAGCGGTTCCGGCGGTCGGCAGACCGCCGGAACGTTAAATCTCCATCACTTCGGCTTCCTTCTTCTTGAACGCCTCGTCGATGTCGGCGATGTACTTGTCGGTGAGCTTCTGCACCTCGGCCTGGCCGCGACGCTCGTCGTCCTCGGGGAGGCTCTCCTCCTTGACGGCGCGCTCGATGGCGGCGTTCGCGTCGCGACGGGCGTTGCGCACGGCCACGCGCGCCTCCTCGGCGTACGTCTTGCACTGCTTCACCAGCTCGCGACGGCGCTCCTCGGTGAGCGCGGGGAACGGCAGGCGGATGACGGAACCGTCGTTCGACGGCGTCACGCCCAGATCGCTCTGCATGATCGCGTGCTCGATGGCGCCGAGCACGCCCTTGTCCCACGGCTCGATGACCAGCATGTGCGCGTCGGGCGTCTTGACGCCCGCCATCTGGTTCACCGGCGTCGGCACGCCGTAGTAGTCCACCCTGATGCGATCGAGCACCATGGCGTTCGCGCGCCCGGTGCGGACGGACGCAAACGCCTCGCCCAGCGAAGCCAGCGCCTTGTCCATGCGCTCCTCGGCCTGCAACATGCTATCGTCTATACTCATCCCGATTCCTTTCACCCTGCTCCTCGCAACGCGCCAACCGCAAAACGGCGCGCACGCGCATGCGCTCTTGCTATTCTACCGCGATTCTACCGTGGTTCCGACGTCTTCGCCCTTCAAAGCGCGCGAAATGTTGCCTTTGACCGTCAGGTCGAACACGATCATGGGCACGTCGTTGTCCATGCACAGCGACGTGGCCGTGGAGTCCATGACGTTGAGGCCTCGCGACAGCACGTCCATGTAGCTGATGCGGTCGAAGCGCTGGGCGTCGGGGTTCTTCTTGGGATCGCTGTCGTACACGCCGTCCACCTTCGTGGCCTTCATCAGCACGTCCACGTCCAGCTCGCACGCACGCAGCGCCGCCGTGGTGTCGGTGGTGAAGTACGGGTTGCCCGTGCCAGCGGCCAGAATGACCACGCGGCCCTTCTCCATATGACGGATGGCGCGACGGCGGATGTAGGGCTCGGACACTTCCTGCATGTTGATGGCGCTCTGCACGCGGGAGAAGATACCGTGGCGCTCGAAGGCGTCCTGGAGGGCGAGCGCGTTCATCACCGTGGCCAGCATGCCGATGTAGTCGGCCTGCGCGCGGTCCATACCCTCGGCCGAGCCGGCCAGCCCGCGGAAGATGTTGCCGCCGCCCACGACGACGGCCATCTGCACGCCGGAGCGCACGATTTCGGCGATCTGGTCGGCGAGGTCGTCCACCACCTTCGGATCGATGCCGTAGCCGACGTCGCCCGCCAGCGCCTCGCCAGACAACTTGAGCAGCACGCGGTCGTATCGGTATCCTTCAGACATAAGCCTTATCCTCTCGGTGGTCGTTCATATAGGTTGTTCTAACCGCCCATCTTACCTGAAAATGAAAACGACCGCGTCAAGCTCGCGGCCGTTTTCAGGCATTTCACGCAAAGGACAGAGGAAGGGGCCCTTCACGCACAACGGCCCCCGCTGGGGAAGCGGGGGCCGTCGAAGGAGAGGAGATGGCAGGGAGGGGTTACGCCGCGTCCTGCTGGGAGCTGCTGGAGCCGCCGCCGAAGAGGCGCTCGAGCATGGACTCCTGGGCGTTGTTCTGCTGGGTCGAAGCGCTTTGCGTGCTCTCGTCGGAGCCGAGCGTGACCTCGACTTGCTTGGTCTCGCCGTTGCTGTTCACTTCGAGCGTCACCTTGTCGCCGGGGTTCTTGGAGCGGACGTCCAGCATGAGGTCGCTGGCAGATTCCACGTTCTCGCCGTCGAACTTGGTGATGATGTCGCCTTCCTTCAGGCCGGCCTCGGCGGCGCCGGAACCCTCGCTGACGGCGGCCACGTAGGCGCCGGAGTCAACGGACAGGCCGTAGCGCTGCGCGTTCTGGGCGTTCACCGTGGACAGCGACACGCCGAGCTGCGCATGGGTCGGGGTCTTGCCGTCGATGATCTGCTGCGCGAGGTTCACCGCGTAGTTCACCGGGATGGCGAAGCCGACGCCGGAGTAGTTGCCGGAGTAGGACGTGATCAGCGTGTTGATGCCGATGAGCTTGCCGTCCGCGTCGACGAGCGCGCCGCCGGAGTTACCGGGGTTGATGGCCGCGTCGGTCTGGATCATGTTCGGGTAGATGGTGGTCTCGCCGGTGCTCTGCCCGTACTGGTCGGTGGAGCTGTCCATGATCTGCGAACGGCTCGTGGCCGACACGATGCCCGTGGCGACGGACTGCTCGAGGCCGAACGGGCTGCCGATGGTCATGACCCACTCGCCGATGATGAGGTCGTCGGAATCGCCGATCTCGATGGGCGTGAGGCCGCTGGCATCCTTGGCCTTGACGACCGCGATGTCGGAGCTGGGATCGCTGCCCACGACGTCGGCTTCGTAGGTTTCGCCTTCGACGGTGACCTCCACCGCGTCGGCGCCTTCGATCACGTGGTAGTTCGTGACGATGTAGCCGTCGGCGGTGAGCACCACGCCGCTGCCGAGCGACGACTGCGTCAGCGTGCCGGTGCTGGAGCCGGAGTTGCCGGAACCGTACATGCCCGACATGCCGGACGATTGATTCGTGTACACGTCGATGGCGGCCACGGAAGGCAGGGCCTTCTGCGCCACGGCCTCGGCCAGCGTCTGGTCGGACTCGGCGTCGGTGGCGTTGATGCTGCCGGAGTTCTGCGAGCCGAGCTGCGTCGAGGACGAGGAGGAACCCGCGTCGCTGCCGCCGGTGCTGGCCTGCCAAATGCCGAAACCGCCCAAGCCGATGGCGCAGGCGACGGCCGCGCCGCAGAAGGCGAGCAGGAACGTCCTGCCGCCGTGCGACTTGTTCTGCACCGTCACCCCGCCCGCCGGATGCTGGGGGTGCTGCGGCTGCTGGTAGTACTGCTGTTGCTGCTGATAATAAGGCTGCTGGCCCGTCGGGGCGGCATGTTGAGCATGCTCGTCGCCCTGCGTCGGCGGCACGGGGCCGTTGCCGGGGGTGCTGCCATGGGTATCGGTCATGTGCTTCACGCTCCTTCGATTCGTGCTGGTCTATGATCGCCAAGCTTTTCTTTTTTGAATGCCGTCACCTTAGCACTCCCCTCCCCCGTTCAAAGACGCTCGAAACCATTTGTCACCTTTGCGACACGGAATTACACCAAATGGTGTACGGAGCGAAACCAACCCGTACACCGCCCAGCGCAGGACCCGGGAAGAGAGGCACCCGACGAGCCTGTTTTCCGAAGAACGTGATTCCCGCGGATGGCGCGGCGCGGTATCATACGAAGCATGTCCAACGATGACGTCAGAGGAGCCGTACATGACCGAATCATCGCACCCTCGCAGCATGGGACAGCGTTTCCAGGCGCTCTATGTTCGGGTGTTGTTGCGGTTGCTGCCGCATCTGATCAACCTGTTCAAGCACGTGTCGCCGAAGATCCGCGCGGAGGTCGACTACCTGGAGCCGGGCTACACGTTCATGCTGTCCGTGAACGGGACGAGTCTGGCGTGCGCGTGCCGGCGCACGGAGTCCGGCGCGTTCAAGCGCGTGCCACCCGACCGGCTGGCCACCGACGTGGAGCCCGGCAGCGGCCTGGCCAGCGCCGACGCGCAGGCCGTCTCCGTCGACTACGTCATCGCGTTCCGCTCGCTGGCCTACGCGTTCAGCTGCTTCTCGGGCGGCACGACGCTCAAAGCCGCCCTCGCCGAGCGCGCGTTCTCCACGCGCGGGCCCAACAACACGGGCGTCTCCCTCACCTATATGTTCACGGCGCTGCTGAAGCTGTTCTTCGGATGGCGCGCCGCGTACCGCACGTCCGCTGCCCGCCCGTCGTCCCCGTCCGCCCCGCGCGCCTGATCGCCGTCCCTGATCGCCTGGAGGAGCATATGCAAGGATTCGAGTTTTCCTGCCCCACGAAAATCGTCTGCGGCGCGCACGCGCTGGACAAGCTGCCCGACGAGGTGGCCGACCGCGGCATGGAGCACCCGCTGGTCATGACCGATGCCGGCCTGGTGAAGCTGGGCGTGGCCGCGAAGCTGACCGACGTGCTCGACGCCGCCGGCGTAGCTTACGAGGTGTTCGACCAGGTGCCGCCCGACTCGTCGATGGACGTGGTGAACGAGGTGGCGCACCTGTTCACGGCACGCGGCTGCGACGGGTTCGTGGCCATCGGCGGCGGCTCGGTCATCGACACGACGAAGGGCGCGGCCGCCTCGCTCGCCTGCGAGGGCGTCGATTTCGCCACGCTGCAGGGCTCCGAGATCCTGCACGCCGACCTGCCGCCGTTCATCGCCGTGCCCACGACGGCCGGCACCGGCAGCGAGGTGACGCTCGTGGCCGTGGTGGCCGACACGAAGAAGCACGCGAAACTGTCGTTCACCTCGTACAAGCTCGTTCCGCACACGGCCATCCTCGACCCCGCGCTCACGTCCTCGCTGCCGCCCAAGTTGACGGCCACCACCGGCATGGACGCGCTCACGCACGCCATCGAGGCGTACACCTCCATCCAGAAGAACCCCGTGTCCGACGCGTTCGCCGTGAAGGCCATCGAGCTCATCGCCGAAAACCTGCCGCTGGCCTGCCGCGACGGGGCGAACGCCGAAGCACGCACGAGCCTGGCGCTGGCCTCGCTCATGGCGGGCGCGGCGTTCTCGAACGCGATGGTGGGCATCGTCCACGCCATCGGCCACTCGCTGGGCGGCCTCTGCCACATCCCGCACGGCCAGGCCATGATGATGCTGCTCCCCCACTGCGTGCGGTTCAACCTGGACCGCGGCATCCACGCCGGAGTGTACGGCCAGCTGTTGGGCGCCCTCACCCCCGCGCGCGCCGCGGCCCTGGGCGCCGATGCCGCGCCGAGCGTGCGCGACGAGGCGTTCGCCGAGCACCTGTTCTCGCTCAACGAGCTGTACCGCGACGGGTACGGCGTGCCGCTCAGGCTGTCCGAGCTGGGCGTGTCGCGCGACGACCTGCCGGCCGTGGCTAAGCAGGCGCGCTACGACGGCGCCGCGCTGTACAACGAGACCGAGATCACGCTGGATGACGCGCTCGCCATCCTCGAGGCCGCCTACTGATCCCGCCCGACCCTGCCGATTCCGAAGGAGCGCCGCATGAGCGTCACCCCCGCACATCCCGCATACGAGAGCGTCGCCGACGTCGAGGCCGCCGCGCAGAAGATGCGCGCGTTCTATCTGACGGGTGCCACGCTCGACGTGGAGTACCGCCGCCAGACCCTCGAGAAGCTCAGGGCGTACCTCAAGGCGAACGAGGAGCGCATCCTGGCCGCGCTGACCGCCGACCTGGGCAAAGCGCCGTTCGAGGGTTACGCCACCGAGCTGGGAATCGTCTACGACGAGATAGCCACGTGCCTCAAGCACCTGAACAGCTGGGCGCGCCCGCGCCGGGTGCCCACCCCCATCGTGCACTTCCATTCCACATCGAAGGTGTACCCCAGCCCGATGGGCGTGGTGCTGGTGCTCAGCCCGTGGAACTATCCCGTGCAGCTGGCCCTCGTGCCGATGGTCGACGCCATCGCCGCCGGCAACTGCGTGGCGCTCAAACCCTCGCGCACGTCGAAGCACACGAGCGAGCTGCTCATCGACATCTTGGCGAACGTGTTCCCACCCGAGTTCGTGTGCGGGTTCCCCGGCTCGGGCGCGATGAACGACTGGCTGCTGGAAGTGCGCTGGGACCAGATCTTCTTTACCGGCAGCCCGAACGTGGGCCGCACCGTCATGGAAGCGGCGGCGAAGCACCTCACGCCCGTAGTGCTGGAGCTGGGCGGCAAAAGCCCCTGCATCGTGGACGAAACAGCCAACGTGAAGCGCGCGGCACAGCGTGTGGCCTGGGGAAAGGGCATCAACTGCGGACAGACCTGCGTGGCGCCCGACTACTTCCTCGTGCACGAGCGCGTGGTGGACGACTTCGTGGAGCAGCTGGACGCATGCTTCCATCGGTATTACGGCGAGGACATCCTCGCCTGCGACGAGTGGCCGCACATGATCTCGCAGCGCCACTTCGAGCGCGTGATGGTGCTCATCGAGCAGCTCAACCCGAACGCCACGGTGGCGTTCGGCGGCCACGGCGACCCCGACACGCTGCGCATCGAGCCCACCTGCCTGCGCGGCGTGACGCTCGACGACCCCGTCATGAACGAGGAGATCTTCGGGCCCGTGCTGCCCGTCCTCACGTACAAGACGCTCGACGAGGCGTTCGCCATCGTGCGCACGTTCGAGAAGCCCTTGGCCACGTACGTGTTCTCGGACGACAAGCACGTGCAGCAACGCGTGATCCGCGAGCTGCCGTTCGGCGGCGCTACCGTCAACGACGTGGTCGTCCACCTCGCGAACAACCACATGGGCTTCGGCGGCGTGGGCAACTCCGGCATGGGCGCCTACCATGGCAAGGTGGGCTTCGACTGCTTCACGCACTACAAGTCCACGCTCGCGAAGGGCACCTGGATCGAGATGCCCATCCGCAACCCCCCGTTCGGCGACAAGATCAAGCTGCTGAGAATGCTGATGCGGTAGACGGACGAGCCGAAGCGATCGAACGAGGCGGGGCGGAGCAATCCGCCCCGCCTCGCATTCGGCACTAGTTCTTCTCGATGGGCACTTGGATCTCGGTGAGCCATTCGGACTCGGGGATGCCGTTCCAGATGCCGTCGAGGTAGCTCTCGCGCGGCAGGTCGGTCGTGCGATAGCCGTTCTGCTCGATCCACTCCATCGCGAACGCGTAGGCGCGCGGCAGGTCGGCGTACGAGCCGCGATGCATGACGGACACCACCGTCGCGGCGGGAACCTCCTCGAACACGATGCCGTCGCTCTCGACCCCGAACGCCTCCACCGCCTCGCTGTACTTCATCGTGATGTCGCGCTCTTTGTACTCGCCATCGAGGTACGTGATGAAGCAGTATTCGGGCGTGGCGCACTTAAGATCGGGGTTCGCCTCCTGCACGGCGCGCCCGATGGCGGGAATGACCTCGAAGTATGCGGAATAGTCGGGTACGGTCATCGTCTTGGAGAACACGATGCAGCTGGGAATGTCCTTGATGGTTGCCTGATAGTCCATGGTAAACCCCTTTTCTTCATCTGAAAGCATGAATGCGATGCGCGCGAGTCGGTCCTCACGCGCGATGAGCTCCCGCTCGATCTCGTCGCGGCGCTGCGTCAGTATGGGACGCGGGTCGGCGCCGCCGATGATGGAGGCCACCTCGTCGATGGTGAGCCCCGCCTGCCTGAGCGATTGGATGCGGTGCAGGTCGGCAAGCTGCTGGGTGGTGTACAGGCGGTACCCCGTCACACCGTCCACCGCCGCCGGACGCAACAGCCCGATGCGGTCGTAATGGTGCAGCGTCTTGATGGTGGTCTTGCCCATCTTCGAGAACTCTCCGATGTAGAACACGTGTCTCACCTCCTTCTCATCGCATTCAACAACCTCCTGCAACAGGAGGGTCAAGGGGTTCTTCGAAATCAGTATCGTCCATGCCGCGCGCATGCGCTCCGTGAAAATGAGGAGGTTTTGCGACGGGTGAAACAATTCGGCGTCGGATGGCGTGTTCGAGGTGAAGGGGTTGCCCACGAGCGTCTTTCAGGTTGTTTTCAACATCGACCGATAAGCTAGAAGCAAGCCGACCCAAGAGAAAGGTGCGAGCATGGCCATCGAACCGCCCCGCAGGCGCACCTCGCGCGTCCGTTGCACCACGTATCGCCGTCGGCTGTTCGCCCGGCAGTTCCTCCCGCGCATGCGCCGCGAGCGCCCGATCTTCAGACGGCGGCGCGGTCGTTGGACCGCCACGCGCCTGTGCTTCTCGGCCGCGACAGTGCTGCTCGTGGGCGTGGTGTCGTTCTCGCTGCTATCCTCCCCTCTGGCGGTTGCCGACATCGATGCCGAGAAACGCGCCACGCAGGACGTGGCCGCCCTGCAAGCGGGCGTCTCCCAGTCTCAGCGCGCCGCCTCCTTCGAGGTGCCCGCGCTCGAACAGTATCCCGAGCTTCCCACCGGCTGCGAGTCCGTCGCGTTGACGAACGCGCTGCTGTCGTTCGGCTTCGAGCTGGAGAAAACCGAGATCGCCGACGCATGGCTGCCCCTCAGCGACAGCGACTTCGTGACGGCGTTCATGGGCGACCCGCACGCGACCGACGGCCACAGCTGCATGGCACCCGCCATCGCCCAGACCGCCACCGCCTACCTCGCCGCGCAAGAATCCACCCTGGAGGCCGTCGACCTCACCGGAGCCTCGCTTGAAGACGTGCTCGACGAAGTGGCCGCCGGGAATCCCGTCATCGCCTGGTGCACGATCGGGCTCGCGGATCCGGGCACCGCCTACCAGGTGGAGCGCGCGGGCGACCGCACGTACCGGTTGTACGCGAACAGCCACTGCGTCGTGGTGAGCGGCTACGATCTGGATGCGGGCGTGGTACTGGTCAGCGACTCGCTTGCCGGCCAGGTGAGCTACGACCTGCAGCAGTTCGCCGCCCGCTACTACGAGCTGGGGGCGCAAGCGGTGGTCATCAAGTAGAGCCCGCGCCTACACGAACCTGATCTCGACCTTCTTGCCGAACCCCCGCGCCAGCTTGCCGATGGTGCGCAGCGTCGGGTTCGCGTTGCCGGTCTGGATGCGGCTGATCACGCGCTGGTTCAGCCCCGACGCCTTCGCAAGCTGCTCCTGCGTCATGCCGGTTTCGTTGCGCGCGTCGATGATGGCGAGCCGCAGCTGGAACTCCGCCTCGTCCTCTTCCCAATACTTCCGGAATTCGGGGTCTTTCAACTCTTCGGCCAAATGCCTCGTGAAATCGTCTTCGTAGTGATCTTCCACGTCCATCACCCTTTCAAGTCCCTAGCTCGATAGTCTTCACGATAGCGTTTCGCTTTTGCGATCTCCCTTCGGGGCGTGCGCTGGGTCTTCTTGACGAACCCGTGCGTCAAAACCGCCACGTCGCCGACGCAGAAGAAGAACAGTATCCGACTGGTATTGTTTCCCATCGTCGTTCGCAACTTGAATATGCCGTCTTCGAGGTGCTTCGATTCCGGCTCGCCTATCAGGTGCCCTTTCGTGCGCAACAGCTCGACCGAGCGCATCGTCTTGCTCTTCAGTTTGCCGTCAAGCGATTTGATGTAGTCTTTCGCGGGCTGACGGCCACTCGGAAGCGCATAGTAATCGACGAGCATCATACTCGCCTCCCTTGCGTATTCAATTTACTACATATATATAGTAAAAAGCAAGCGTCAGGGGTTTGAGGATCAGAAAAAGCAGCCATGCGTCCATCCCTTCTCTCAGCTGCCTACCGTTAAGGAAGGCGACTGTTCCGCAGGTTGCCCTGCGGTTAGGATGAACGTCCAGCCGCTATAGCATCAGTATAACGAACATCGGTTCGGTAGTCAAGAACATTTGTACGATTTCCTGATTCGAGATGGGTGCGCCGTGCGGTCGGCGCGGCACAGGGCGCGTGCGTCCCTCCGCCTCTGCCGCGCCCTAGGAAATGGCATGCGCTTCTCGAAGCGCGGCGATTTCTTCGGCGTAGCCTGACAGCTTGTCGTTGGGGGTTTCCAGGTAGAACGGCAGGTCGCGCAGCTTCGGGTGGTTCGTGACGGCGGCGAGCGCCGCGAACCCGATCTCGCCCTCGCCGATGCGCGCGTGGCGGTCCTTGTGCGAGCCGCGGGCGTTCTGGGAGTCGTTGAGGTGGATGGCGCGCAGGCGGTCGAGGCCGATCACGCGGTCGAACTCCTCCACCACGCCGTCGAGGTCGCCCACGATGTCGTAGCCCGCATCCCACACGTGGCACGTGTCGAGGCACACGCCCACGTGGCTCTCGAGCTCCACCTGCGCGATGATGGCCGCCAGCTCCTCGAACGTCCCGCCGATCTCGCTGCCCTTCCCCGCCATCGTTTCAAGCAGCAACGTGGTGGTCTGCACGGGCAGCAGCGACTGGTTGAGCGCGTCGGCGATCTTCGCGATGGCCTCCTCGTGAGTCTGGCCCACGGCGCTGCCAGGGTGCATGTTGTACAGCTGATGCGGCGTTTCCTCCATGCGGCCGAGATCCTCGGCCAGCACCATGAGCGCGAAATCGCGCGTCTGCTGCTTGTCGGATGCGGGGTTCAGCGTGTAGGGGGCGTGCGCCAGGATGCGCGTGATGCCGTGTTCGGGCGCGTAGACCGCGTACGCCGCCACGTCCTTCGGGTCGATGGCCTTCGCGCGGCCGCCGCGCGGGTTGCGCGTGAAGAACTGGAACGTGGTGGCGTCGATGGACACGGCGTCCTTCGCCATGTGAAGGTAGCCC is a genomic window containing:
- a CDS encoding iron-containing alcohol dehydrogenase; protein product: MQGFEFSCPTKIVCGAHALDKLPDEVADRGMEHPLVMTDAGLVKLGVAAKLTDVLDAAGVAYEVFDQVPPDSSMDVVNEVAHLFTARGCDGFVAIGGGSVIDTTKGAAASLACEGVDFATLQGSEILHADLPPFIAVPTTAGTGSEVTLVAVVADTKKHAKLSFTSYKLVPHTAILDPALTSSLPPKLTATTGMDALTHAIEAYTSIQKNPVSDAFAVKAIELIAENLPLACRDGANAEARTSLALASLMAGAAFSNAMVGIVHAIGHSLGGLCHIPHGQAMMMLLPHCVRFNLDRGIHAGVYGQLLGALTPARAAALGADAAPSVRDEAFAEHLFSLNELYRDGYGVPLRLSELGVSRDDLPAVAKQARYDGAALYNETEITLDDALAILEAAY
- a CDS encoding aldehyde dehydrogenase; translation: MSVTPAHPAYESVADVEAAAQKMRAFYLTGATLDVEYRRQTLEKLRAYLKANEERILAALTADLGKAPFEGYATELGIVYDEIATCLKHLNSWARPRRVPTPIVHFHSTSKVYPSPMGVVLVLSPWNYPVQLALVPMVDAIAAGNCVALKPSRTSKHTSELLIDILANVFPPEFVCGFPGSGAMNDWLLEVRWDQIFFTGSPNVGRTVMEAAAKHLTPVVLELGGKSPCIVDETANVKRAAQRVAWGKGINCGQTCVAPDYFLVHERVVDDFVEQLDACFHRYYGEDILACDEWPHMISQRHFERVMVLIEQLNPNATVAFGGHGDPDTLRIEPTCLRGVTLDDPVMNEEIFGPVLPVLTYKTLDEAFAIVRTFEKPLATYVFSDDKHVQQRVIRELPFGGATVNDVVVHLANNHMGFGGVGNSGMGAYHGKVGFDCFTHYKSTLAKGTWIEMPIRNPPFGDKIKLLRMLMR
- a CDS encoding MerR family transcriptional regulator; this encodes MFYIGEFSKMGKTTIKTLHHYDRIGLLRPAAVDGVTGYRLYTTQQLADLHRIQSLRQAGLTIDEVASIIGGADPRPILTQRRDEIERELIAREDRLARIAFMLSDEEKGFTMDYQATIKDIPSCIVFSKTMTVPDYSAYFEVIPAIGRAVQEANPDLKCATPEYCFITYLDGEYKERDITMKYSEAVEAFGVESDGIVFEEVPAATVVSVMHRGSYADLPRAYAFAMEWIEQNGYRTTDLPRESYLDGIWNGIPESEWLTEIQVPIEKN
- a CDS encoding C39 family peptidase, encoding MAIEPPRRRTSRVRCTTYRRRLFARQFLPRMRRERPIFRRRRGRWTATRLCFSAATVLLVGVVSFSLLSSPLAVADIDAEKRATQDVAALQAGVSQSQRAASFEVPALEQYPELPTGCESVALTNALLSFGFELEKTEIADAWLPLSDSDFVTAFMGDPHATDGHSCMAPAIAQTATAYLAAQESTLEAVDLTGASLEDVLDEVAAGNPVIAWCTIGLADPGTAYQVERAGDRTYRLYANSHCVVVSGYDLDAGVVLVSDSLAGQVSYDLQQFAARYYELGAQAVVIK
- a CDS encoding helix-turn-helix transcriptional regulator is translated as MEDHYEDDFTRHLAEELKDPEFRKYWEEDEAEFQLRLAIIDARNETGMTQEQLAKASGLNQRVISRIQTGNANPTLRTIGKLARGFGKKVEIRFV
- a CDS encoding type II toxin-antitoxin system RelE/ParE family toxin, translating into MMLVDYYALPSGRQPAKDYIKSLDGKLKSKTMRSVELLRTKGHLIGEPESKHLEDGIFKLRTTMGNNTSRILFFFCVGDVAVLTHGFVKKTQRTPRREIAKAKRYREDYRARDLKG
- a CDS encoding deoxyribonuclease IV, translated to MFTIGCHLSSAKGYLHMAKDAVSIDATTFQFFTRNPRGGRAKAIDPKDVAAYAVYAPEHGITRILAHAPYTLNPASDKQQTRDFALMVLAEDLGRMEETPHQLYNMHPGSAVGQTHEEAIAKIADALNQSLLPVQTTTLLLETMAGKGSEIGGTFEELAAIIAQVELESHVGVCLDTCHVWDAGYDIVGDLDGVVEEFDRVIGLDRLRAIHLNDSQNARGSHKDRHARIGEGEIGFAALAAVTNHPKLRDLPFYLETPNDKLSGYAEEIAALREAHAIS